In the Oncorhynchus gorbuscha isolate QuinsamMale2020 ecotype Even-year unplaced genomic scaffold, OgorEven_v1.0 Un_scaffold_2869, whole genome shotgun sequence genome, one interval contains:
- the LOC124026977 gene encoding LOW QUALITY PROTEIN: protein BUD31 homolog (The sequence of the model RefSeq protein was modified relative to this genomic sequence to represent the inferred CDS: deleted 1 base in 1 codon): protein MPKVKRSRKPPPDGWELIEPTLDELDQKMREAETEPHEGKRKVESLWPIFRLHHQRSRYIFDLFYKRKAISRELYDYCIKESYADRNLIAKWKKQGYENLCCLRCIQTRDTNFGTNCICRVPKSKLEVGRIIECTHCGCRGCSG from the exons ATGCCGAAAGTGAAAAGGAGCAGGAAACCACCTCCGGATGGCTGGGAGTTGATTGAACCGACATTGGACGAATTAGACCAAAAAATGAGAGAAG CCGAGACGGAGCCTCACGAGGGAAAGAGGAAGGTGGAGTCCCTGTGGCCGATATTCAGACTGCATCATCAGAGGAGCAGATATATCTTCGACTTGTTCTACAAGAGGAAGGCCATCAGCAGAG AGctgtatgactactgtataaAGGAGAGTTATGCTGATAGGAACCTGATCGCTAAGTGGAAGAAG CAGGGATACGAGAACCTGTGCTGCCTTCGCTGCATCCAGACACGAGACACCAACTTTGGAACCAACTGC ATCTGTAGAGTTCCCAAGAGCAAACTGGAGGTG gggaGGATTATAGAGTGCACCCACTGTGGCTGCCGAGGCTGCTCGGGCTGA